In Fusobacterium hwasookii, a single window of DNA contains:
- the gpmA gene encoding 2,3-diphosphoglycerate-dependent phosphoglycerate mutase — translation MKLVLIRHGESAWNLENRFTGWKDVDLSPKGIEEAKSAGKILKEMNLVFDVAYTSYLKRAIKTLNIVLEEMDELYIPVYKSWRLNERHYGALQGLNKAETAKKYGDEQVHIWRRSFDIAPPSIDKDSEYYPKSDRRYADLADSDIPLGESLKDTIARVLPYWHSDISKSLQEGKNVIVAAHGNSLRALIKYLLNISNEDILNLNLVTGKPMVFEIDKDLKVLSAPELF, via the coding sequence ATGAAATTAGTTTTAATCCGTCATGGAGAAAGTGCATGGAACTTAGAAAATAGATTTACAGGTTGGAAAGATGTTGATTTAAGCCCAAAAGGAATTGAAGAAGCAAAATCAGCAGGAAAAATTTTAAAGGAAATGAATTTAGTTTTTGATGTTGCTTATACTTCATACTTAAAAAGAGCAATTAAAACTTTAAATATTGTTTTAGAAGAAATGGATGAATTATATATTCCAGTATATAAATCATGGAGATTAAATGAAAGACATTATGGAGCATTACAAGGGTTAAATAAAGCAGAAACTGCAAAAAAATATGGAGATGAGCAAGTACATATTTGGCGTCGTAGCTTTGATATAGCTCCTCCATCAATAGATAAAGATAGTGAATATTATCCAAAATCTGATAGAAGATATGCAGATTTAGCAGATTCTGATATTCCATTAGGAGAAAGTTTAAAAGATACAATAGCAAGAGTTTTACCTTATTGGCATTCAGATATTTCAAAAAGTTTACAAGAGGGTAAGAATGTTATAGTTGCTGCTCATGGAAATAGTTTAAGAGCTTTAATAAAGTACTTATTAAATATTTCAAATGAAGATATTTTAAATCTAAACTTAGTTACAGGAAAACCTATGGTATTTGAAATTGATAAGGATTTAAAAGTATTATCTGCACCTGAATTATTTTAA
- a CDS encoding DUF4241 domain-containing protein, giving the protein MQPTKDWLEKWEKVKNKLQPNPNIEDYFTLKEIAGKELDVMDIGPCSIPTGEFLVRDPLVYLLDKSSEPYIQKIPTGEFKTEVCVIKASDGDCDRYAAVRLKFNDNKIAYYEEAMLGDEELDAIKDGEYFGFVVDAGLACICDKKLHSLYCDFDEKWINENPDGNAYDDYFADFFKKSYEANPKYQRKGGDWINWTIPGTNYHLPMFQSGFGDGVYPVYLAYDKDGNVCQLIVELIDIELAYSETGEEDEE; this is encoded by the coding sequence ATGCAACCTACTAAAGATTGGTTAGAAAAATGGGAAAAGGTTAAAAATAAATTACAACCAAACCCTAATATTGAAGATTATTTTACTTTAAAGGAAATTGCTGGAAAAGAATTAGATGTTATGGATATTGGACCTTGTTCTATCCCTACTGGTGAATTTTTAGTTAGAGATCCTTTAGTATATTTACTAGATAAATCTAGTGAACCTTATATACAAAAAATTCCTACTGGTGAATTCAAAACAGAAGTTTGTGTTATTAAGGCTAGTGATGGAGATTGTGATAGATATGCAGCCGTTAGATTAAAATTCAATGATAATAAAATTGCTTATTATGAAGAAGCTATGTTAGGTGATGAAGAATTAGATGCTATAAAAGATGGAGAGTATTTTGGATTTGTTGTTGATGCGGGACTTGCTTGTATCTGTGATAAAAAATTACATAGTCTATATTGTGACTTTGATGAAAAATGGATAAATGAAAATCCTGATGGTAATGCTTATGATGATTATTTTGCAGATTTTTTCAAAAAAAGCTATGAAGCTAATCCTAAGTATCAAAGAAAAGGTGGTGACTGGATAAATTGGACTATACCTGGAACAAATTATCATTTACCTATGTTTCAATCTGGCTTTGGAGATGGTGTTTATCCTGTATATTTAGCTTATGATAAAGATGGCAATGTATGTCAACTTATTGTAGAACTTATTGATATTGAATTAGCTTATTCTGAAACTGGTGAAGAAGATGAAGAATAA
- a CDS encoding tRNA threonylcarbamoyladenosine dehydratase, producing MFLQRTELLIGSDNIEKLKNSNVIVFGLGGVGGATVEALVRSGVGNLSIVDFDNVDKTNLNRQIITTQSVIGKAKVEVAKDRILSINPNINLTVYNEKFFKENIDLFFKDKKYDYIVDAIDLVTSKLDLIEFATNSKTPIISCMGTGNKINPAQFKVADIKKTSVCPLAKIIRKELKKRRINKLKVVYSDETPRKPLNLDGGREKNKNVGSISFVPPVAGMLLASEVIKDICKL from the coding sequence ATGTTTTTACAGAGAACTGAACTATTAATTGGTTCTGATAACATAGAAAAATTAAAAAATTCTAATGTTATTGTTTTTGGTCTTGGTGGAGTTGGTGGTGCTACTGTTGAGGCACTTGTCAGATCAGGTGTTGGAAATCTATCCATTGTTGATTTTGATAATGTTGATAAAACTAACTTAAATAGACAGATTATTACAACCCAATCTGTTATAGGTAAAGCTAAAGTTGAGGTAGCAAAAGATAGAATTTTATCAATCAATCCTAATATAAATTTAACTGTATATAATGAAAAATTTTTTAAAGAGAATATAGATTTGTTTTTTAAAGATAAAAAATATGATTATATAGTTGATGCTATTGATTTAGTTACATCAAAATTAGATTTGATTGAATTTGCAACTAATTCAAAAACTCCAATAATTTCTTGTATGGGAACTGGAAATAAGATAAATCCAGCACAATTTAAGGTAGCAGATATAAAAAAAACTTCTGTTTGTCCCTTAGCAAAAATTATTAGAAAAGAATTAAAAAAAAGAAGAATTAACAAATTAAAAGTTGTTTATTCTGATGAAACACCAAGAAAACCACTTAATTTAGATGGTGGACGTGAAAAAAATAAAAATGTTGGAAGCATTTCATTTGTACCACCTGTTGCAGGTATGTTACTAGCAAGTGAAGTAATAAAAGATATATGTAAACTATGA